The DNA sequence TAGTCGTTTCATTGAATACATTAAAAGAAAGGCACAGCTTCCCAAGCTGTGTAGCATACTGTAGGATGTGTAACGACAGGTGTTTGCGCTCCAGTGCATCTCTTCACTGCCACAAAGGAAACAAGTCTACACTTGCAGTGCCAACCGTTAAAAGGAGGACAACAGCCATTTGGCGCAGCTCTGACACATACAACGTTTTCACCCTGAGGCTCAACATGGCACTAACGCAGAAATATTAAGCTGGCCTATTCCCTGATAGACGTTTAGAgcgaagaaaaaaaactgaaaaaacagctTTGGTAAAAATAAACACTGACTAAATTGTTAGATGACAATTAGCCTAATTAGTTTATAATTATTGTCTGGCCTCTAAACTCCATTACGAGCTGCTCCCCAGGTTTCAACCCCCCTCTGACAGCCACtgcttcctttttgtcatttaagcAGAGCCAGATTCCCTACCTTGCAGGAGCTCATTTAATGAAGTCCCCTCTATAGCAGCTATTAACAACATATTTTCAGGAAACTCTCAGATGGTGTCGAGGAATAACAACGGTTGCTAAGGGCCAGAAGGGGGATTTTAAATGTTATTGACATAAATGACAATATTACTGTAATAgccaaataaaagcaaacacatCAGCTCTTAGGGTGCGAAATAAAGCAGGTCTTACTTGAAGCGAACAGCGTTGCACAGGGGTGTGTCTCCGTAACGATCTTTAGCATAGACTGAAGCTCCATGACTCAGTAGATACTTCACCAGTTTGAGATGGCCCTCACAGGCAGCAATATGCAGCGGTGTACGTCCATCATAGTCCCCCAGACACAAGTTACTGCCCTGTGACAAGAGAAAATCTGCACTCTAATTTACTGGTGGCTGTCAAATCTAATGAAAAGACCAAATCTAACAATGCTTTGACCTTACTAACAAGTTTGATCTCTGTAGCTAAAGCCTGTGTGACAGAACTCCATTACTGTCaagaaactattaaaaacacatcaatgaGGCATTGCACTGGGTGACATTCATTAGGAAGAACATGGGCACTGTAGATTATAATGGGTCCGTCACGTTAATGTGCCAAATCTGGGGTTGAACATATTCTTTTCTTCAGTTCAAGAAGCTACAGCGCCCAGTTATTTAAGGAAATTGGTCTTTGAAAAACTGAAACCCTTTGTTATCACCCTGTCTTCCTCAGTAGAGTACCACAGACAGGGCAGGTGAGTCAGAAAGTACTGAGACTGATGGGCGTGCTGCTGGTTTTGGTCTTTcgttgggaaaaaaaacctgaatacAGCCAGTCTTCTCCTCTAATAAAGACACATTTCTGCTACCTTTACAGAAAGGTTGgggataaataaatattaaactgaACTAAAAATTGTGTTAAACTATGAGTGTAGCTgtgaaaatttcacaaatgtgcttttatGTCTGTGCAAAAATATAAGGATTTAAATTTGTCTAACCAGCTGTTGCACAGGAGTCAAGCCACATACAAACAGATACATGTGAGTCCTGCATCAACACCCTTACCTTACTGACCCTAAGTTTGGTTTGGCTATGAGCCTGTCTGTTTCCTACATGGGAAGAGTGACCCTGGAAATCTGTTGTTGTGTTAAAGGTTCACTGGCGAACACTGACCCTACAAACCAAACATGACGAAGATAAGATGCTGCTCGGCTGCCATAAAAGCTTAGTTCAAAGCTGTGTACAGAGCATCTGCCAGCTAACGCCATGTTGAGGAAAAATATACTAAGCACACTGACTCACGTATCTGAGGTACTTGTACTGTACTTaagcatttttccttttaatgcAAATGTATACTTTCACTCCAGTACACCTATATGGCAGCTTTAGTTACTAGTTATTTGTAATATCATGATTTTttggacaaacaacaacaaactgaggTCATATTTAAGAGGCATCTGTAAGTCGTTAGCAGCTCTGCCAAATGTGATAATAAACTTATCACATTGCTTAATTTAAATCAATATTCACTCAGATTTGTGCATCAGAacttagttttttcttctttcctgtcTCATTAATCATCTGACAGCCTCCAGGATTTACCAGCtacaacagaaaaatgctgcTGACACAGCGATGTTTCAGTATTAATGATCTAATGATGTCATATATAGTAATACATTAGCCAGAGGGAGTAAACCACTGCTTTTATTCTGATGCTTCATCTCCATTTTGCTGATTATGCTTAGATACTTCAACTTGCGAAGgagttttcgtgctggagtttTACTTGTAATGCAGAACTTCTACATTACGGGataatttatgattaaaacacagaaagaccGACAAACCATAATAATCCCAGACAGTGTGAATTAAAAGGTTTTTGTATTCAAGACATGATTATCAgctgtacatacagtatgtgtgatGATCAGAGGGTGGTTTACCATTTCTTTCAGAGCTTCTAGGGCCTCTATGTCTCCGATCTTAGCAGCAGCACAAGCCAGCGGGGGAGTCAGAGCATCCCGGATGGCTTCGAGCTCCTGACAACACAGGCTTCAACAatcaaaaaaagtgcaatttctCTGAATATGAAATGACTGAACCTTAATCTCAAATAAGCTTTGGAATAAACATTATGTGCTTGGGTCTAATCATGACAATCTGGACTTGTAGTGAGCTAAATGCTTTGTCATCTGATAATGATAAGAACTGGTATGCTATAATACCACTAAGTGATAGGTGGTCGCAGTGCTGCGGTCTTTGTAAAAGTGCTGGTGTCCTCACCTCCTTGCAGCTGATGCTCAGAGACTTGGCAATGACCTGGATGAAGCGGCTGTCGCTCAGACACAATTTGGCTCCGACCAAGTCGGTGCTCATTTCACCTCGAAGGTTCTGAGCCATCATCTGGTCACAAATAACACATCTTTGCATTATGATTTCctctgtgaatattttgtgGCTCTAAAACCTTCAGCTCGTCAtcagaaaatatgaataaaagaCACCAACCTTTTTCCTAGCATCTAGTTTAAGGTCTTCCTTGGCCAACACATAGGACAGCTTTGACAGAGCGGCCTCTGGAGTCATGTCACCACCAGCTATCAGACCTGCATCCATCAACACCTGAAAATTATAATTACAGGAATTTAACTGATTCATTCTCTCTAATTAAACGTATGGATCAAGGTCACAATTAACAGCCAAATATACGACCTTGCCAGTGGCATAGGAGGCAGACACGGTTCCTCTGAGACACTGTGTACAGTTGATGATGATGACACCCGAGTCTGTAGCCTTCTTCAACTCCTCCAGCAGGTCAGGACGGTTATCGGGGGCATTTCCACTGCCGTAGGTCTCCAGAACCACACCCTGCATGGGCGGCTGCAGGAAAGCCCTCACCTGAGCACAGATGTGATTTTCGGATTATAAACGCCCCAGATTTACAACCGACTGAACTGGCTGCTCAACTGTGGAGAATCAAATTGAGAAATTAGTATTCCATGTTATTTTTCCTGCAGCCCCTTTCACTCCAACACGTGAGACCATCCACTCTCCTAAAAGCCCATCTGGTGCTATCTCTGCAACCAGGATCTCAGTcactggttggctggctggcacTGGGAGGCCCTATACCACATCATTAGCCATGGCATATGACTAGAATCGCAGATGACCCAAACGGCAGGAAGGAGAGCAATTAATCTGAAGGTGTTAGCAAGCATAAAGTCACTTGGCAAGTCCTCTGCAGTTACCATAAAACGTGAGAAGAAGGTGACATTAAAAGTGCTAGGTTCAGTCAGTATTTTTTGATGTGATAAGCAGTTTGACAAGAAAGGTCTGACGCAGATTACCAATGAGGCTCTCGTACAGCAGAGACTGTGGACACACGAGAGCCTGGTGCCTAATCAAAACGGTGCCTCGTAAAGGCAGTTAAAGGCTGTAAGAAAGCCTTGATAGCGGCATTGGGCAGTGTGAGCAGATTGAGACAGTAAAGTCACTCTCCCAGCAGCCTCTGCAAGGGGAGGTGCAGCTGAATGTTACAGTATCTATGCCAATCCTCCCTCTTTACAGGGTGATTGGACATGGCCCATAACTCTGTCTCATCTTTCTCCAGCCTGAGCTTTGATGGCAGTTTACATGACCGGGGGAGTAACAGAAGACGGGTAATAGTGCAATTCAATTAAAGTTAACtatattttattgcagttagGCAAAACAACACTCTGTTAACTTTGACAAACATACAGctttaagtacattttaatCTGACAAGAAGGAAAACTAGGCCATAACAAAATTCTTGGctaaaagatttaacatcatgCTTTCTATATTTTTAACTTAATCCTGTCATCATTTGActaaatgtcatttgtttatgaTTTATAACGAGGCAGAAATAATAGAATTACTTCAACAAGTATCCTCTGGTGGCAGAATAAACATCTCTGGCCTAATTCAGATGTTGTACCACCAGAATAGCATATTTCCTAGAGAGACTTACAGTAGAAGAAGTGATTCCTGGGAAGAGCCGGAGCAGGCCGACATTGCGGTTCAGCTCAGTGCTGACTTGAAACTTCGTTGTCGTGTTTGCCCTCCACACTGTGTCCCAGTTGACTAGAGGAAAGACGGAGAAGacgattttcaaaaaaaaaaaaagatttctctGAACCCAaaaagtgatttattttctaCACACAGATAGATGCATTTCCCCTGTGACTTACTTGTAATATCTACTTCAGCAGTGGCCAGGGGAGCCAAGTTAGGAGAAGAGAATGCATTGAAACTCCCAGTGTCCACCTTGGTCACACGATTCCCTCTGTAGAGTTTGTTGTAGAAATACAGGCACACCTGCATACAGAGGAAGATACATGGGCTTCAACGTGGCAATTTGTTATCAAAACTTATCACAAAATCGGTGAAAACGTAAttggtttgtttttagtgctttaCTTCAGCGCAGCAAAATCAATCGAGCGCAAGAGACACAACAATGCACGTCAGTCCCACATAGGCCTAATTGTGACAGTTAAGTGTTCTTCCTGTTCTGGCATTCGTTCAGCATTGCGAAACACAACTCGTCTCATCAGACAAGTCAGCTAAGTGACCGTTTATTGCCTTCTGCACGCCAACTGTGCTCACAGCTGTATTTGTAGCAACTCACAATGCCGTCGCAATATTCTGCCCCCAACAACAATGTACCACGACACAGGGATTTGCGATACACTTTAAGACAATCATCTACAATACACAATGACATGCGTTACTGAAGAGGACAAAATACacctaaataaatgttttaattaaaatatagatatttgGCACTAGTGTCTTAATAATTTATGACAAGAACTCATACAACATACTGCAGTATTAATATTTTGTCCCATCCCTATTGCACAACAGCATTTTCTTGAAACATTAACATATATGCACTGTTTATTTATAGGATTTAATTAATTCATCAGTACATTTAGAGATCTTTGactagaaaataacacaaagtcaCAACTGGTCATCATTAAGAGTCACACATTTAGGAAGTTTCTTTCTCACAATCAAAGATACAGCAGCTCCAAGCATTCCTTCTTTGGGGCTAATAAATCATGCACAAATATCTAATAATTAATGGCATTTACAAAGATACCATTTAGATGCCATCTCTTTTTTACTCACCTCAGGAATGACAAATTGGCCAGCAATTAGCAGCGCTCCTAGCAAGTTGTCTCTGCCATCATTCCTCATCTCATAAATAGGCACCTGAAGATAGAGAATGTCTCATCGTAAGGAAGCAGTAAATACTTAAAACTCTACAGACATAATTCTTGTATTTGTTGGTTTGTCTCTTGAGGACAGCAGCTCTTACCTGGGAGCCTGTGAGGATGATTGGTTTGCCCAAATGTTCACACATGAAGGACAAGGCAGAAGCTGTGTAAGCCATAGTGTCTGTGCCATGGAGAATCACAAAACCATCATagttttcatagtttttctGGGGtcataagagaaaaaaagaagataatgtGGATCATTTTGGATGGCAACATGGTTATAACGCTATTATTTCCCCACCATGTTATATGCTGTACTGGATGAGCAATATGAGGAGTGCAGGATTAACTGATGTCTAGAGtttaaaaataggaaaaaaccTAACAATGAATTGAATCCATCAGCAAGTACCTCAATATCCTTTCCAATTCTACCCCAGTCATCTGTGGTCATATTGGAAGAGTCCAGCAAAGGGCTGTATTCTAAGATAGTGTAGACTATCCTTTTATTAGTGTAGACTATCctcttgttttctttacttGGTCTGCAAGACAAAGTAGTTCATGAGCTTCAGTCACTGTACACACAAATTCAACCATCATATTTGCAAAAAAGCTCAAACGTGACAGAACAAACACATCACAGCAAATCAGtagttttagtcatttcaaGTACAGACATTCACTCCAAAGCACACAAAGTACACACAGTTAAACAAATGGTTATAATTTTCACTGTGACAAATGAttatttgtttacattgtgCTTCTCTAACAAAGTTGGATCAAGTTCTGATTACAGTGGAGAAGTAGAGCTTAAAGAAGAGTGAGGGAATGCTAAAAACGCTGACTTTATGGAGTGTGGCAAAGTCTATTTAGCTAGGCCTTCTGTCTCTGCAGCAGGGTGCCAAAACCTgtttcagacacacacaaagaattTTGCAAGCGTAAAAGGGAGAGGCATAGTCATACGGTTAAAGAGAAAAGCACTTTAAATTGAGCCGTTTTGTTTACCACAGTAAAACTCTACTGTTCTATGTACTGTatattgtaaaaacagacaaaactgagGGATACAAGTTGGTTCACCTAATATAATGGTGCCTCGTTTCAGGTTTGGGCAAAACCTGGTGTTTTCTCGACGGTAACAGGGAGGGTGTCTTGGATGCATAAACATTAACGTCGCCTTTAAGTGGAGTTTAACTCGGGCGTCCCAAAGCCCCACCTGCGACTCACCACAGAAGGCAGCGTGACTGGCTAAACAGCCAtggaaagattttctttttaatctcccttttaaagaaacattgtGGGACACCCCCCCACATTACCATAGGGCAGCCCTATAACATGGAGATAGGAGTTGAATGGAACAGCAGGGGGAAGAGCAGGCGAGCCCCAGTCCATCCAACCAGGGGTCCTACACACACTCTTCTAATTAGCCTTAAGTCCACACTCGACCCTCTAACATATGTTGTTGATAATCTTGGAGCCACAAGAAAACAGTATTCAAATCACCAATTATTCATCTATCTGACAGTGTGCCCTAAGGTATACAGCTACACATTAGCATACCCATGCTAAGATGCCTCATAGCTTACGAAtattaagtgtgtgtgtctgtgtgtctgtgtgtgcaatAGAGGGCGAAGAAGGAGGGAGGTGGGGTGAAAATGGCCTTGCAGCGTTGCCTTTCAACATAAAGCttttcaataaatcaataaaccAATTCCCTCTTCAGGAGTAAGTATTTGACATAGGCTAAGCAACTGCATATGATCAACAGTATGCccattaaaactgcatttgagCCTGCTTCACTTCATATGAACACTGTATAAACTCATGAATTTGCATATATTAGGACTTCCTGAGCACCTAGAAAATAAGAAATGTAATAGAATATTATTCAATATAAACAGgaagctttaaaatgtttacaaagcaaatattaaaatatcatGGAGCTTTTGGGCCGAACAAACATGTCATGAGTGGCTCACACGCTCGCaacttaaatgtttttctttaacgCTCACTACCGTGTAGTGCACGGACACCTTATCTTTGCTATACATGCCACTCCACTGCTGCTCAGCCCGCCTTAACAGCAGCAGTCCACATGAAGGGGCTGTGGAGATTAGCCGGTATGTTTCTGTTAGAGGCTCCCCTACtctgactgaaaatgaagaCCTTAAAGAGATTGTTAATCAGCTCAGGGTCCACTCTCATTGCTGCACGGCTCAATAAGACAACATACTattaaacatgcaaaatagTAGACGACCCTTGGCTTCTACTAGCAGAGCAACAACAA is a window from the Amphiprion ocellaris isolate individual 3 ecotype Okinawa chromosome 20, ASM2253959v1, whole genome shotgun sequence genome containing:
- the aspg gene encoding 60 kDa lysophospholipase isoform X1, with product MADSSFNNLTSLARALSQPTLDLIETNDVFITRNVQRHPSRRRKLSSCNSVETTDPVTSPTAAEARVLVINTGGTIGMTLHDDVLAPKANAFVKGLRKLPILHDEVYAQQTCLYEYYGENTLVLPKPAAHPDLLSLGPSKENKRIVYTNKRIVYTILEYSPLLDSSNMTTDDWGRIGKDIEKNYENYDGFVILHGTDTMAYTASALSFMCEHLGKPIILTGSQVPIYEMRNDGRDNLLGALLIAGQFVIPEVCLYFYNKLYRGNRVTKVDTGSFNAFSSPNLAPLATAEVDITINWDTVWRANTTTKFQVSTELNRNVGLLRLFPGITSSTVRAFLQPPMQGVVLETYGSGNAPDNRPDLLEELKKATDSGVIIINCTQCLRGTVSASYATGKVLMDAGLIAGGDMTPEAALSKLSYVLAKEDLKLDARKKMMAQNLRGEMSTDLVGAKLCLSDSRFIQVIAKSLSISCKEELEAIRDALTPPLACAAAKIGDIEALEALKEMGSNLCLGDYDGRTPLHIAACEGHLKLVKYLLSHGASVYAKDRYGDTPLCNAVRFKHKEVVKLLRKTGAHFSREELEEAGTELCSLAASGDLDGLEIWSIAGADLNKPGYDGQTAIQVAQAVGKKEVVAFLVHCMSNKAKKVFGELNEYDEYDDDDDDDDESGVIEFAATPTGL
- the aspg gene encoding 60 kDa lysophospholipase isoform X2, which translates into the protein MADSSFNNLTSLARALSQPTLDLIETNDVFITRNVQRHPSRRRKLSSCNSVETTDPVTSPTAAEARVLVINTGGTIGMTLHDDVLAPKANAFVKGLRKLPILHDEVYAQQTCLYEYYGENTLVLPKPAAHPDLLSLGPSKENKRIVYTNKRIVYTILEYSPLLDSSNMTTDDWGRIGKDIEKNYENYDGFVILHGTDTMAYTASALSFMCEHLGKPIILTGSQVPIYEMRNDGRDNLLGALLIAGQFVIPEVCLYFYNKLYRGNRVTKVDTGSFNAFSSPNLAPLATAEVDITINWDTVWRANTTTKFQVSTELNRNVGLLRLFPGITSSTVRAFLQPPMQGVVLETYGSGNAPDNRPDLLEELKKATDSGVIIINCTQCLRGTVSASYATGKVLMDAGLIAGGDMTPEAALSKLSYVLAKEDLKLDARKKMMAQNLRGEMSTDLVGAKLCLSDSRFIQVIAKSLSISCKEELEAIRDALTPPLACAAAKIGDIEALEALKEMGSNLCLGDYDGRTPLHIAACEGHLKLVKYLLSHGASVYAKDRYGDTPLCNAVRFKHKEVVKLLRKTGAHFSREELEEAGTELCSLAASGDLDGLEIWSIAGADLNKPGYDGQTAIQVAQAVGKKEVVAFLVHCMSNKAKKVFGELNEYDEYDDDDDDDESGVIEFAATPTGL
- the aspg gene encoding 60 kDa lysophospholipase isoform X4 — encoded protein: MADSSFNNLTSLARALSQPTLDLIETNDVFITRNVQRHPSRRRKLSSCNSVETTDPVTSPTAAEARVLVINTGGTIGMTLHDDVLAPKANAFVKGLRKLPILHDEVYAQQTCLYEYYGENTLVLPKPAAHPDLLSLGPSKENKRIVYTNKRIVYTILEYSPLLDSSNMTTDDWGRIGKDIEKNYENYDGFVILHGTDTMAYTASALSFMCEHLGKPIILTGSQVPIYEMRNDGRDNLLGALLIAGQFVIPEVCLYFYNKLYRGNRVTKVDTGSFNAFSSPNLAPLATAEVDITINWDTVWRANTTTKFQVSTELNRNVGLLRLFPGITSSTVRAFLQPPMQGVVLETYGSGNAPDNRPDLLEELKKATDSGVIIINCTQCLRGTVSASYATGKVLMDAGLIAGGDMTPEAALSKLSYVLAKEDLKLDARKKMMAQNLRGEMSTDLVGAKLCLSDSRFIQVIAKSLSISCKEELEAIRDALTPPLACAAAKIGDIEALEALKEMGSNLCLGDYDGRTPLHIAACEGHLKLVKYLLSHGASVYAKDRYGDTPLCNAVRFKHKEVVKLLRKTGAHFSREELEEAGTELCSLAASGDLDGLEIWSIAGADLNKPGYDGQTAIQVAQAVGKKEVVAFLVHCMSNKAKSGVIEFAATPTGL
- the aspg gene encoding 60 kDa lysophospholipase isoform X3, with product MADSSFNNLTSLARALSQPTLDLIETNDVFITRNVQRHPSRRRKLSSCNSVETTDPVTSPTAAEARVLVINTGGTIGMTLHDDVLAPKANAFVKGLRKLPILHDEVYAQQTCLYEYYGENTLVLPPSKENKRIVYTNKRIVYTILEYSPLLDSSNMTTDDWGRIGKDIEKNYENYDGFVILHGTDTMAYTASALSFMCEHLGKPIILTGSQVPIYEMRNDGRDNLLGALLIAGQFVIPEVCLYFYNKLYRGNRVTKVDTGSFNAFSSPNLAPLATAEVDITINWDTVWRANTTTKFQVSTELNRNVGLLRLFPGITSSTVRAFLQPPMQGVVLETYGSGNAPDNRPDLLEELKKATDSGVIIINCTQCLRGTVSASYATGKVLMDAGLIAGGDMTPEAALSKLSYVLAKEDLKLDARKKMMAQNLRGEMSTDLVGAKLCLSDSRFIQVIAKSLSISCKEELEAIRDALTPPLACAAAKIGDIEALEALKEMGSNLCLGDYDGRTPLHIAACEGHLKLVKYLLSHGASVYAKDRYGDTPLCNAVRFKHKEVVKLLRKTGAHFSREELEEAGTELCSLAASGDLDGLEIWSIAGADLNKPGYDGQTAIQVAQAVGKKEVVAFLVHCMSNKAKKVFGELNEYDEYDDDDDDDDESGVIEFAATPTGL